ATTACAATAGAATTATAGTAGAATTGCAACAATATCGAATAAGCTCATAATGGCTTTACAAACATGGCgtgttaaaatttatgtaatcaacCCTACTTAAAAGGATTGCAGCTTGTGGTGACAATGATGATATCAGGGAGAaccaatgatgaaaaaaaaaaaggtagttTGATGCACAAAACTAACACATATTCATATGTTAGTGAGGGAGACTAGGCTATCCCTGTAAACAAGAACCTCTAATCTGTCCCTTTTTCCCTGAAGTCCAAGATTTCTAATCTTCTGGAAACGAGGCTCATAAAGAACCAGCTGCCCACAACTATTCTCCAGAATAAACTCTCCATTCTTCCAAAACCCTAATGGTCTCTCCACTCCCAGAAGAGGCCCAATACTCGAAAGTCTTGTCCAAGCCGCCTCCACACCAACTTCTCTCAACACCCACAGATCAAACACCTTCTCCACTTCTTTCAATCTATACACCACCAGGGCTAAGGCTCCGTTCATCGGCATAATTGCTCGGATATTCTTGAGCTCTCCCCCAAGATCTCCGGCATCCGATGGCAACGCAGCCTTCTGAAATGTCTCATCTCCCATGTCAAACGAGAGGACTATCTCCGTGTTTTCACTGTCCTTAGCCCACCAGCAGAAAGTTTCCGGCCTATATATCATGCTCCAGACGTTGAGATACATTATGTGTGCCGGCAGAGTTCCTTCGTATTTCCTCCAAGAATCAGTTCTCAGTGTGTAGATCTCAACCTGGTAAGCCACTCCGAGCTGGTTGGAGGAGCAGAACAGGATCTGCACCACCTTGTAATCACCGGTTTTTGAATCAAAACCAAAGGCGAGGTCGCCGCCGAGAACTCGGGCCATCGCCGGTCTCGGAACCCAGGACATCGGGAGAACCTTGCAATCTCTGGTTGCCGGGTTCCAGAGAGCAATGTTGTCTGGAAAACCATACAAACAAACCAAGCCGTTGCATGGACCGATCAGTCTTACATGGCTGAAGTTTTGGTTCAGAAACGGCGGTAAATCAAGCTGGTTGGCGAAGTTGTCCAGGTTGTCGTCAGCCGAGAAAGAGATGAGGCGTTTATTGGTAAGATTGTCGCGGTGGCTCACCAGGAGACGGCCTCCGGAAGAGGCGGCGAGCTGCTGGTTGAGGTGGGTGGAGACGAAAGACTGGTTGTTGACGAGAATGTGCCATGATTTGCACACAGCCCTGAATCTGACCAGGGATTTCACCGGGCACCTTGATAGAATTTCAACCAACACATCTTCAGGAAGGTTCATCCCTCTTGTTGaagaaatagaatttaaaagTTAGAAATTATATGATAATGAACGATTGGTTCGTTTTCATAAATCATTAGGTTAAATctatttttgtgtaaaaattatTAACGGATATCATTCACCATCTCCAAAATGGAGGAAGAGACCATCAGTTAGACCCGCCAAGTACTCGAAGCCATCCAGTGTCAATCCACTCTTCAGGTTCAGGTTCAGGCCACCTTCTTAATCTCTCTCAGCCACATACAAGGCCCTCCACTCCCCCCCCGCTTAATTTGTCCtttcttccaaaattaataaaattcaagATTGTCTCTTAAATATCCCAAAAATTCTACTGATCAAACCCAGTTTAACTTATTGCCCTACAAGACTTGACCAAAAATAGAATCTTTTAATCCCCCATAGGTTTAATGGGAGACATTCTTCAATGCCAATCAACACCCTATAACTCTACTCCATGATGCATGAAAAAGTCTTGAGAGTGACGTTTtagtattttcaaaacattttcgtTTTTAAAACGTTAAAAAAGACCAAAAGATGTTTTTGGGatcatttctgtaattttaaaaatattttaatattattttgtaatattaaaaatacgttTGCTGTCTATGAAAAGATTAGagatacattttttttattttttttaaaattgtatttaaaatttatttgaaagcattatatatgtttatttttaaattaaataattattttttataatttttattaaaaattatatttataaaaagacactttatattttgttatttacgCATTATCTTgcatttttgtgttttatttttttttttaaatattatttttcccGTTTCGTTTGGTACCGGATCCTCCTCccattttggttttggtttagGTGCAAATTAGACTCTTCTTCTAGAAAGAGACCAATTAGTGAGTCAGTCAAAAGAGTTTTAAGTTTTGGAAAGTGTTAAAATGTAGAATGACAGTGAATGGCTGGCTGGCTGTGCTCTTCTAACTTAAATTCTCTACTTCAATCAA
This genomic stretch from Diospyros lotus cultivar Yz01 chromosome 1, ASM1463336v1, whole genome shotgun sequence harbors:
- the LOC127795542 gene encoding F-box/kelch-repeat protein At3g06240-like; translation: MNLPEDVLVEILSRCPVKSLVRFRAVCKSWHILVNNQSFVSTHLNQQLAASSGGRLLVSHRDNLTNKRLISFSADDNLDNFANQLDLPPFLNQNFSHVRLIGPCNGLVCLYGFPDNIALWNPATRDCKVLPMSWVPRPAMARVLGGDLAFGFDSKTGDYKVVQILFCSSNQLGVAYQVEIYTLRTDSWRKYEGTLPAHIMYLNVWSMIYRPETFCWWAKDSENTEIVLSFDMGDETFQKAALPSDAGDLGGELKNIRAIMPMNGALALVVYRLKEVEKVFDLWVLREVGVEAAWTRLSSIGPLLGVERPLGFWKNGEFILENSCGQLVLYEPRFQKIRNLGLQGKRDRLEVLVYRDSLVSLTNI